A single genomic interval of Microbacterium sp. BLY harbors:
- a CDS encoding single-stranded DNA-binding protein, translating to MAGETVITVVGNLTADPELRYTQNGLPVANFTIASTPRNFDRAANEWKDGEALFLRASVWREFAEHVAGSLTKGMRVIAQGRLRQRSYQDREGNQRTAIELEVDEIGPSLRYATAQVTRAASGGGGGQSRPAQQQQVSEEPWSTPGSSTSADAWSTPGSFGDDTPF from the coding sequence ATGGCCGGCGAAACCGTCATCACCGTGGTGGGCAACCTCACCGCCGACCCCGAGCTGCGCTACACGCAGAACGGGCTGCCGGTGGCGAACTTCACCATCGCATCGACGCCTCGCAACTTCGACCGTGCCGCGAACGAGTGGAAGGACGGCGAAGCGCTGTTCCTCCGGGCGTCGGTGTGGCGCGAGTTCGCCGAGCACGTGGCGGGCTCGCTCACCAAGGGCATGCGCGTGATCGCGCAGGGCCGTCTGCGTCAGCGCTCCTACCAGGACCGCGAGGGCAACCAGCGCACCGCGATCGAGCTGGAGGTCGACGAGATCGGCCCCTCGCTTCGGTACGCGACCGCGCAGGTCACCCGTGCGGCTTCGGGCGGGGGCGGCGGACAGTCCCGTCCCGCGCAGCAGCAGCAGGTGTCGGAGGAGCCGTGGTCCACTCCCGGCTCGTCGACCAGCGCCGATGCCTGGAGCACTCCGGGCAGCTTCGGCGACGACACCCCCTTCTGA
- a CDS encoding cupin domain-containing protein: protein MTDDVRNVQEALSTIHEHWQPHRLTSVNDYDVKVVKLQGEFVWHTHPETDELFLVVSGRLTIQLRDRDVVLNPNDVFVVPRGVEHCPKAEGEVQAILIEPKGTVNTGDAGGDMTAALRELS from the coding sequence ATGACGGATGACGTTCGCAATGTGCAGGAAGCCCTCTCCACCATCCATGAGCACTGGCAGCCGCACCGGCTCACGAGCGTCAACGACTACGACGTGAAGGTCGTGAAGCTGCAGGGCGAGTTCGTGTGGCACACGCACCCGGAGACCGACGAGCTGTTCCTCGTGGTGAGCGGCCGGCTGACGATCCAGTTGCGGGACCGGGATGTGGTCCTGAACCCGAACGATGTCTTCGTCGTTCCTCGGGGCGTTGAACATTGCCCGAAGGCCGAGGGCGAGGTGCAGGCGATCCTCATCGAGCCGAAGGGCACCGTCAACACGGGGGACGCGGGCGGCGACATGACCGCGGCCCTGCGAGAGCTCTCCTAG
- the rplI gene encoding 50S ribosomal protein L9: protein MAKLILTNEVAGLGSAGDVVEVKNGYARNYLIPQGFATAWTRGGEKQVASIQAARQARAIHDRDEAVALKNTLEGTKVRLAVKAGKEGRLFGSVKTADVAEAVTAAGLGSIDKRKVHITSPIKVTGEHEATVRLHEDVTAVITLQVIAAK from the coding sequence ATGGCAAAGCTGATTCTCACGAACGAGGTCGCCGGGCTGGGTAGCGCCGGTGACGTGGTCGAGGTCAAGAACGGGTACGCCCGCAACTACCTCATCCCCCAGGGCTTCGCTACGGCGTGGACCCGTGGTGGCGAAAAGCAGGTCGCGTCGATCCAGGCCGCGCGTCAGGCACGCGCGATCCACGACCGCGACGAGGCCGTGGCGCTGAAGAACACGCTCGAGGGCACCAAGGTGCGCCTCGCGGTGAAGGCCGGCAAGGAAGGCCGTCTGTTCGGCTCGGTGAAGACCGCCGACGTCGCGGAGGCCGTCACGGCTGCGGGCCTCGGTTCGATCGACAAGCGCAAGGTGCACATCACGTCGCCCATCAAGGTGACCGGTGAGCACGAGGCGACCGTGCGTCTGCACGAGGACGTCACCGCGGTCATCACGCTGCAGGTCATCGCCGCCAAGTAA
- the rpsR gene encoding 30S ribosomal protein S18, which yields MAGKSSGDRRKPRKGGKPTAPAKSIRVGVIDYKDVATLRKFVSERGKIRARRITGVSVQEQRLIATAIKNAREMALLPYAGAGR from the coding sequence ATGGCTGGAAAGTCGAGCGGCGACCGCCGCAAGCCGCGGAAGGGTGGCAAGCCCACCGCTCCCGCGAAGTCCATCCGGGTCGGGGTCATCGATTACAAGGATGTCGCCACCCTCCGCAAGTTCGTGTCGGAGCGCGGCAAGATCCGTGCCCGTCGCATCACCGGTGTGTCGGTGCAGGAGCAGCGTCTGATCGCTACCGCGATCAAGAACGCGCGCGAGATGGCGCTCCTGCCCTACGCTGGCGCCGGCCGGTAA